One Leptolyngbya sp. SIO1E4 genomic window, TTTGGCGAGGGAAGCTGGCAAACGGGTTAAAGTTCACGCGGGGGAAATGACGGGGCCAGAGAACATTCGCCTTGCAGTGGAAAACCTCGGCATTGACCAGATTGGCCATGGCACGTCAGCAATTCAAGATCCAGGGGTTGTGGCGCTGTTGCGCGATCGCGCTGTCACGGTTGAAATGTGCCCCACTTCCAATGAGCGCCTGCGAAACGTCGCGTCTTATCAAGCGCATCCAATTTTTGACCTCGACGCGGCGGGTGTGGCGGTTACCGTCAATTCTGATGATCCCACCTTCTTTGGCCTTACCCTGACGGATGAACTCTCGCGGTTGATGACAGCACGGCAGGCGACAATCGCTGATCTCAAACGCTGGACTCGGAATGCCTTGCGGCAGGCAATTTTGGATGAGGTTACGCGGGCTCGGTTTATGGCTGAGCTGGAAGCCTGGTCACCTGGTTTTGGACAAAAATCTTCTGACCTCGACCCACGCTGTGGACTTGGGCTTAAATAGGGCAAGGTTTCAAGCAGTCAGGTTTTGAGCGGAGAGCCCTGGGTTCTGGAGCGATCGGAAGCTAGGGAACCGGGTTGCTGGAACTGTAACCAGTAGCTGTGAAGTTCTAAAACAAGCAACCCGGTTCCTGGAAGGGACATGACATGGTGGAACGAGGCCAGTACCACGGGCAGCGGCTCAAGGCACAGGAGGTGCTGAGGCGCTATGCCGCGGGGGAACGAGACTTTCGCGGCGCGATTTTGCGGGGCTGTAATTTTCGCGGGGCGGACTTGTCAGAGGCGGACTTTAGCGGAGCGGATATTCGCGGCACCAACTTTACCGACGCGACCCTCGTTTCAGCAAAGTTCATCGAAGCTAAGGCCGGGGTGCAACGACGCTGGTTTTTCCCTCAGCTTTTGGTTGCGATCGTCTTAGCAGCATTAGCAAGCCTGATAGCCGGCGCAGTATGGGGAGTATTGGCCCACGCAGTATTTGCCCCCAATGCTTCACTCATTGACACCGAAGTTGGGGATCGTGTCGCTGGTGTCTTAGGGCTTTTAATCTCCTTGGGAGCCTTAGGGCTACTCTACTGGAGGGGGGTTGTAGCGACAGTTGTCGCTGTCGCTGTCGCTGTCGCTGTCGCTGGAGCTGTCGCTATCGCTGGAGCTTTTGCTGTCGCTGTCGCTGGAGCTGTCGCTATCGCTGGAGCTGGAGCAACCATCCTGACCAGTTTTTTAATCTCTAGACGAGCCTTATTGGGCGATCCGCGCGATCAGCTAGTCAGGGATATTGCCGTCTGGTTCAGCTCCAAGGGCGGGACGCGATTTATCAGGGCTAACCTGACCGATGCCACCTTTGAAAAAGCCATCTTAAAAAGTACTCATTTTTATCAGGCGACCCTCACGCGCACCTGCTTTCACTTGAGCAAAAAGCTTAATTTAGCGTGCCTCGGCAAAACCATTCCGGCAAATTTTACGGTGCAGCAGCTATTGGTTACTTTGCGCGGCAGCCATCAGTCCTTTGTGGGCTTAAACATTCGAGGCGCATACTTGGTGGGGGCGGATTTAACCCAGGCAGATTTAACCGAGGCCGACCTGAGCCAGGCTACTCTAGAGAAAGTGGCGTTGACCAGGGCAAACCTGACGAAAACCCAAGCCCTGGGCGTCTGTTTTCACCAGGCTGACCTCACCGGGGCCACCTTAGAAGCCTGGAATATCGATAGCACTACCCGTCTTGAAGAGGCGATTTGCGATTACGTGTACTTGCTGAATCATCAGCAAGAACGACGTCCTAACAGTAGCATTTTCCACCCCGGCGAGTTTACCAAACTCTTTCAAGAAGTCCTCGACACAGTTGATCTAATTTTCCAGAACGGTATTGACTGGAAGGCGTTTATCCGCACATTTCAACAGGTGCAGGTGCAATACGAAGAGGCTGAGCTGTCGGTCCAAAGTATTGAGAACAAAGGCGACGGCGTTGTTGTGATCAAACTGAATGCAGCGCCTGGAACGGATAAATCTGCGGTTCGCCAGCATTTTATGGAGGGGTATCAGACTGCCCTGAAAGAAGCTGAAGCCCGATACAAAGCTCAGCTTGATGCCAAAGATGAGCAGATTGTGGATTATCGTCAGCAAAATGCCAATATGCAGGAAGTTGTTAAGTTGCTGGCTAGCCGACCCGTTACGGTTGATGTAAAAACCGATGTAAAGGCAATTGCGGAGAGTAAATCGATGCAGGGAGATGACTACAGCCGTAACGTAAGTGCCGGAGGTGAGGTTAAGGTCACCGGCAGCACGCTCAACCTGGGCGAAATCGGCGGTCAGGTCAGCAACCAGATTAACCAGCTACCCGACACTGCCCCCGGCACTGACAAACCCAGCCTCAAAGAACTTTTGACACAGCTCAAAGACGCTGTAGAACAGGATACTGAACTTAGTGAGATCGAAAAGAAAGAAGCCCTGGGTGAAGTCGCCAAACTTGCTGAGGCGGGGGGAGATCCACAGGCGGGGGCAATGCAGCGGATGGCGAAGCGAGCCATGGATGCCCTCAAGTCTATTACGGAGCCGTTGAGTGACGCCTCGAAACTAGCAACTGCGTGTAAAACTTTGTTGCCAATAATTGTGGCGTTGTTCTAATCATTGTGCTGGGGCAGCAGGGCTCTAAACCTCCTCTAACTCCTCCTTCTCAAGGAGGAGAACTGGATCTCCTTGCTCTGTGATTCAAAAAGCTTATGAACTTAACGAGGTCTTAGGGTTCGTCCAGCATACTGGCAGCGGAGTGGTCTGTTAATTGGCTACGCTAGTACGCTGGGTTAGTTGCATCGAGAGAATAGTGCGATCGCACCCTTACTGGCCTAAGTCTCTGCACCAGCAGCGCGATCGCGTCCGGACAAACCAACAGTGGTTTGCGTCGCTTGAGGCACTGACCCATAATGCAATGGGGCTAACTCAGATCGTCTCTGGGTCAGGGTGCGAGGGTCGCCGTGGGGCGCTTGCAGGTCTACCCAACCCCGCTACCGATAGCTGCGATACGGGAGAGTTTATGACTGTGCAAACAATTAGCACACAACCTTATTCTGACCAGAAGCCCGGCACGTCGGGCCTGCGTAAAAAGGTGCCAACCTTTCAGCAACCTCACTATTTAGAAAATTTCATCCAATCTATCTTCAATAGTCTGGAAGGTATTCAAAACCAGACCTTGGTTGTGGGCGGCGATGGGCGCTATTACAACCGGGAAGCTATCCAAATTATCCTCAAGATGGCAGCGGCCAATGGCTGGGGTCGTGTTTTAGTGGGTCAGGCCGGTATTCTCTCTACCCCCGCTGCCTCCTGCGTTATCCGCAAAAACAATGCCTTTGGGGGCATCATTCTCTCCGCTAGCCACAACCCCGGTGGCCCTAAAGAAGACTTTGGCGTTAAGTACAACATCGGTAACGGCGGCC contains:
- a CDS encoding pentapeptide repeat-containing protein, which translates into the protein MVERGQYHGQRLKAQEVLRRYAAGERDFRGAILRGCNFRGADLSEADFSGADIRGTNFTDATLVSAKFIEAKAGVQRRWFFPQLLVAIVLAALASLIAGAVWGVLAHAVFAPNASLIDTEVGDRVAGVLGLLISLGALGLLYWRGVVATVVAVAVAVAVAGAVAIAGAFAVAVAGAVAIAGAGATILTSFLISRRALLGDPRDQLVRDIAVWFSSKGGTRFIRANLTDATFEKAILKSTHFYQATLTRTCFHLSKKLNLACLGKTIPANFTVQQLLVTLRGSHQSFVGLNIRGAYLVGADLTQADLTEADLSQATLEKVALTRANLTKTQALGVCFHQADLTGATLEAWNIDSTTRLEEAICDYVYLLNHQQERRPNSSIFHPGEFTKLFQEVLDTVDLIFQNGIDWKAFIRTFQQVQVQYEEAELSVQSIENKGDGVVVIKLNAAPGTDKSAVRQHFMEGYQTALKEAEARYKAQLDAKDEQIVDYRQQNANMQEVVKLLASRPVTVDVKTDVKAIAESKSMQGDDYSRNVSAGGEVKVTGSTLNLGEIGGQVSNQINQLPDTAPGTDKPSLKELLTQLKDAVEQDTELSEIEKKEALGEVAKLAEAGGDPQAGAMQRMAKRAMDALKSITEPLSDASKLATACKTLLPIIVALF